From Mycolicibacterium nivoides, a single genomic window includes:
- the clpS gene encoding ATP-dependent Clp protease adapter ClpS, which yields MVTPAKARPGTREERSVEAAPREDTATESPWVTIVWDDPVNLMNYVTYVFQKLFGYSEPHATKLMLQVHNEGKAVVSAGSRESMETDVSKLHAAGLWATMQQDR from the coding sequence ATGGTTACACCGGCGAAGGCCCGACCGGGGACCCGCGAGGAGCGCAGCGTCGAGGCGGCGCCACGGGAAGATACAGCCACCGAAAGCCCGTGGGTGACCATCGTCTGGGACGATCCGGTCAACCTGATGAACTACGTCACCTACGTGTTCCAGAAATTGTTCGGATACAGCGAGCCGCACGCCACCAAACTCATGCTGCAGGTGCACAACGAGGGCAAGGCCGTGGTGTCGGCAGGCAGCCGCGAGTCGATGGAGACCGACGTGTCCAAACTGCACGCCGCCGGGCTGTGGGCCACCATGCAACAGGACCGCTGA
- a CDS encoding DUF2017 domain-containing protein, with protein sequence MRKWKRVETADGLRLRSALEAHEAALLASLGTSMLGMLEERGSSGPTDELEMITGMKTGNPQAPEDATMKRLLPDFYRPLTEHPAGSGTAESLNSALRGLHEPAIIDAKREAAQRLLDTIPDGGGKFELTEDDAEAWAAAVNDIRLALGTMLDIGAQGPEQLPAEHPMAGHVDVYQWLTVLQEYLVLSLMGR encoded by the coding sequence GTGCGCAAATGGAAAAGGGTCGAGACCGCCGACGGTCTGCGGTTGCGCTCGGCGTTGGAGGCCCACGAGGCCGCATTGCTGGCGAGCCTGGGAACATCGATGCTCGGGATGCTCGAGGAGCGCGGATCGTCCGGGCCCACAGACGAACTCGAGATGATCACCGGCATGAAGACCGGCAATCCGCAGGCGCCCGAGGACGCCACCATGAAGCGTCTGCTCCCGGATTTCTATCGGCCGCTGACTGAGCATCCCGCCGGTTCGGGCACTGCAGAGAGCCTCAACAGCGCGCTGCGCGGACTTCACGAACCTGCCATCATCGATGCCAAACGCGAAGCGGCCCAACGTTTGTTGGACACCATTCCCGATGGTGGCGGCAAGTTCGAATTGACCGAGGACGACGCCGAGGCGTGGGCCGCCGCGGTCAACGACATCCGTCTGGCGCTGGGCACCATGCTCGACATCGGCGCGCAGGGTCCCGAGCAGTTGCCCGCCGAGCATCCGATGGCCGGGCACGTCGACGTCTACCAGTGGCTGACCGTGCTGCAGGAGTACCTCGTCCTCAGCCTGATGGGGAGATAA
- a CDS encoding nicotinate phosphoribosyltransferase, giving the protein MTVALLTDKYELTMLAAALRDGTAHRRTTFEVFARRLPEGRRYGVVAGTGRLVEALAEFTFTSHELSALSEFLDTTTLDFLSAYRFSGDIDGYTEGELYFPGSPVLSVHGTFAECVVLETLVLSILNHDTAIASAAARMASAAHGRPMIEMGSRRTHELAAVAAARAAYLAGFTGSSNLAAQQRYGVPALGTAAHAYTLLHTTQSGPDEQAAFRGQVAALGVGTTLLVDTYDITAGVANAIAAAGPQLGAVRIDSGDLGVLARQVRQQLDDLGATNTKIVVSGDLDEFAIAALRAEPVDSYGVGTSVVTGSGAPTAGMVYKLVEVDGMPVAKRSSRKESHGGRKQAARLAKASGTVVEEVVYPYGQEPLETSGLVARPLTVPLVAGGVPVAGHHPATDLAAARERVAAGLHSLPWDGLKLSRGEPAIPTRVVPIQS; this is encoded by the coding sequence GTGACCGTCGCGTTGCTCACCGACAAGTACGAGCTGACGATGCTCGCGGCCGCGCTGCGCGATGGCACGGCGCACCGCCGCACCACATTCGAAGTCTTTGCCCGCCGGCTGCCCGAAGGCCGGCGCTACGGCGTGGTCGCCGGCACCGGACGGTTGGTGGAAGCGTTGGCAGAGTTCACGTTCACCTCCCACGAACTCAGCGCACTCTCGGAGTTTCTGGACACGACGACACTCGATTTCCTATCGGCCTACCGGTTCAGCGGTGACATCGACGGCTACACCGAGGGCGAGCTCTACTTCCCAGGTTCCCCGGTGCTCTCGGTACACGGGACCTTCGCCGAGTGCGTGGTGCTGGAGACCCTCGTGCTCTCAATCCTCAACCACGACACGGCGATCGCGTCGGCAGCGGCCCGGATGGCCAGCGCGGCCCACGGCCGGCCGATGATCGAGATGGGCTCGCGGCGCACCCATGAGCTGGCCGCCGTGGCCGCCGCCCGCGCGGCCTACCTGGCCGGCTTCACCGGATCGTCGAATCTGGCTGCCCAGCAGCGTTACGGGGTACCCGCACTGGGCACCGCGGCGCACGCCTACACGCTGCTGCACACCACGCAATCTGGACCGGACGAGCAGGCCGCGTTCCGCGGCCAGGTGGCGGCCCTCGGCGTCGGCACCACCCTGCTGGTGGACACCTATGACATCACCGCGGGCGTGGCCAACGCGATCGCGGCGGCCGGCCCACAGTTGGGCGCGGTGCGCATCGACTCGGGCGATCTGGGTGTGCTGGCCCGCCAGGTGCGCCAGCAGCTAGACGACCTCGGTGCCACGAACACGAAGATCGTGGTCTCCGGAGACCTGGACGAGTTCGCCATCGCAGCACTTCGCGCCGAGCCCGTCGACAGCTACGGGGTCGGCACCTCGGTGGTCACCGGCTCCGGCGCGCCGACCGCGGGCATGGTCTACAAGCTGGTCGAGGTCGACGGGATGCCGGTGGCCAAGCGCAGCAGCCGCAAGGAGTCCCACGGTGGCCGCAAGCAGGCCGCTCGGCTCGCCAAGGCCTCGGGCACGGTCGTCGAGGAAGTGGTCTACCCGTACGGTCAGGAGCCGCTGGAGACATCGGGACTCGTCGCCCGCCCGCTCACCGTCCCGCTGGTGGCCGGTGGAGTCCCTGTCGCAGGACACCACCCCGCCACCGACCTGGCCGCCGCACGTGAGCGGGTCGCCGCAGGGCTGCACAGCCTGCCATGGGACGGGCTCAAACTGTCCCGCGGCGAGCCGGCCATCCCCACCCGCGTTGTGCCGATCCAGTCATGA